From the genome of Papaver somniferum cultivar HN1 chromosome 2, ASM357369v1, whole genome shotgun sequence, one region includes:
- the LOC113353422 gene encoding dehydrodolichyl diphosphate synthase 2-like, whose translation MEKVVGVEEQIAKAMEELAVRSTDSRDTKVWDYLEELPAGLSRERLPKHVAVIIDGNRRWAKNQGLEPVFGYSKSSHGFAKLAELCCRWGIKVLTAFAFSTANCWFRPQIEVDFLMYAFETVLLRDMDVCMRNDVRVSIIGDTTKLPTGLQAAITKITEASKKNTRLHAILSINYGGREDILQAYQAISRKVKDNLINPEDIDGNIMNQELRTKITEFPYPDLLIITSGEHRISDFLMWQLAYSELHFENCMWPDFGEKEFVNALRSLQQRRRRYGGQDEVDNLAVKVHNQST comes from the exons ATGGAGAAGGTAGTGGGTGTCGAAGAACAAATTGCCAAAGCTATGGAAGAACTTGCTGTTAGATCAACTGATTCAAGAGATACTAAAGTTTGGGATTATCTGGAGGAATTGCCAGCTGGTCTAAGTCGGGAACGTCTACCTAAACATGTGGCAGTGATAATAGACGGCAACCGAAGGTGGGCAAAAAATCAAGGATTGGAACCTGTGTTCGGCTACAGCAAGTCTTCACATGGTTTTGCAAAGCTGGCTGAACTATGTTGCAGATGGGGCATTAAGGTCTTGACGGCATTTGCATTCTCTACCGCGAATTGCTGGTTTCGACCTCAA ATCGAGGTTGACTTTTTAATGTACGCATTCGAAACAGTCCTTTTGAGAGACATGGATGTTTGCATGAG AAACGATGTTCGAGTATCTATCATTGGCGATACCACAAAGCTGCCAACTGGACTACAAGCAGCGATAACTAAGATAACAGAAGCCTCGAAGAAGAACACGAGGCTTCATGCGATTCTGTCCATTAACTATGGTGGAAGGGAAGACATTTTACAAGCCTACCAAGCTATTTCTCGCAAAGTAAAAGACAATCTCATCAACCCAGAAGACATCGATGGGAATATAATGAATCAAGAACTTCGAACAAAGATTACAGAATTCCCCTACCCTGATCTACTCATCATAACTAGTGGTGAACACAGGATCAGTGACTTCCTAATGTGGCAATTAGCTTATTCTGAACTTCACTTTGAGAATTGTATGTGGCCTGATTTCGGCGAGAAAGAATTTGTGAATGCATTACGCTCGTTGCAACAAAGACGCAGACGATATGGAGGACAAGACGAAGTCGACAATTTGGCAGTGAAAGTTCATAATCAATCTACTTAA